A genomic segment from Thermostichus lividus PCC 6715 encodes:
- a CDS encoding WD40 repeat domain-containing protein, whose protein sequence is MAALTLLGQTQLQDYVTAVAWGDRYLLATSAAGDVYQIDPLLGEQVILQPATEQSLDVLAVAGDRWAAAGQQGRLIIGSWHEGDDRRHLLNYGSVWIDQLAWHPHHPWVAFSLGHYVQVWDAAAAEVITTLDFGESSVLALAWQPTGETLAVAGYRGIQVWAVADWDADPLALGFMSAAVGLAWSPQGDYLAASNMDHIGYGWKPRTSVRGGKLL, encoded by the coding sequence GTGGCCGCCTTAACCCTGTTGGGGCAGACCCAACTTCAGGACTACGTTACCGCCGTGGCGTGGGGCGATCGCTATCTTTTGGCAACCTCTGCCGCAGGGGATGTGTATCAGATTGATCCGCTGTTAGGGGAACAGGTGATCCTGCAACCAGCAACCGAGCAAAGCCTTGATGTGCTTGCGGTCGCAGGCGATCGCTGGGCGGCGGCTGGCCAGCAAGGACGGCTAATCATCGGCTCTTGGCACGAAGGAGACGATCGCCGTCACCTTCTGAATTATGGTTCAGTGTGGATCGATCAGCTCGCATGGCACCCGCACCACCCATGGGTGGCCTTTAGCTTGGGGCACTACGTCCAAGTATGGGATGCGGCTGCCGCAGAGGTGATCACAACCCTCGACTTTGGCGAGTCCTCCGTTTTAGCACTTGCTTGGCAACCCACGGGAGAGACCTTGGCTGTGGCAGGCTACCGCGGGATTCAGGTGTGGGCGGTGGCAGATTGGGATGCCGATCCCCTCGCCCTTGGGTTTATGTCCGCCGCTGTGGGTCTCGCATGGTCGCCCCAAGGCGACTACCTAGCCGCCAGCAACATGGATCACATCGGGTATGGCTGGAAGCCCCGTACTTCAGTGCGGGGAGGAAAGCTCCTTTAG
- a CDS encoding DUF4330 domain-containing protein, which produces MQLIDRYGRLFGKLSLLDIGAGVVLLCVLVGLFVLPGRSGTSLAQITTAKPIEVDILVLGLSTPTPQDLIPNGSTANFIIRNQPYGQITVKNVQVLPRTVTVSQPDGSVKALPDPRPEMAFSSNLLVTLEGKGQVTNSGPVLGNSAIKVGTPVELEGKEYNFRASVIAVRTF; this is translated from the coding sequence ATGCAGTTGATCGATCGCTATGGCCGCCTTTTTGGCAAACTCAGTCTGCTAGACATTGGTGCCGGAGTTGTGCTGCTGTGCGTACTTGTGGGCTTGTTTGTGTTGCCGGGGCGATCGGGCACCTCCCTTGCCCAAATCACCACCGCCAAGCCCATAGAAGTCGATATCCTTGTGTTGGGCTTAAGTACACCAACGCCCCAAGACTTAATTCCCAACGGCAGTACGGCAAACTTTATTATCCGCAACCAGCCCTACGGCCAAATTACAGTCAAAAATGTCCAAGTGCTACCCCGCACCGTCACCGTCTCGCAGCCCGACGGCTCGGTAAAAGCCCTACCCGACCCGCGCCCCGAAATGGCCTTTAGCAGCAATCTTCTAGTCACCCTCGAAGGCAAAGGTCAAGTGACTAACAGTGGCCCTGTCCTTGGGAACAGTGCCATCAAAGTAGGTACCCCTGTCGAACTAGAGGGCAAAGAGTATAACTTTCGCGCATCCGTCATTGCCGTGAGGACATTTTAG
- the psaB gene encoding photosystem I core protein PsaB, with protein MATKFPKFSQDLAQDPTTRRIWYAIATAHDFESHDGMTEENLYQKIFASHFGHLAIIFLWVSGSLFHVAWQGNFEQWIQDPLNTRPIAHAIWDPQFGKAAVDAFTQAGASSPVDIAYSGVYHWWYTIGMRTNGDLYQGAIFLLVLASLALFAGWLHLQPKFRPSLSWFKNAESRLNHHLAGLFGVSSLAWAGHLIHVAIPESRGQHVGWDNFLSTMPHPAGLAPFFTGNWGVYAQNPDTASHVFGTSQGAGSAILTFLGGFHPQTESLWLTDMAHHHLAIAVLFIVAGHMYRTQFGIGHSIKEMMDAKDFFGTKVEGPFNMPHQGIYETYNNSLHFQLGWHLACLGVITSLVAQHMYSLPPYAFIAQDHTTMAALYTHHQYIAGFLMVGAFAHGAIFLVRDYDPVQNKGNVLDRVLQHKEAIISHLSWVSLFLGFHTLGLYVHNDVVVAFGTPEKQILIEPVFAQFIQAAHGKLLYGFDTLLSNPDSIAATAWPNYGNVWLPGWLDAINSGNNSLFLTIGPGDFLVHHAIALGLHTTTLILVKGALDARGSKLMPDKKDFGYAFPCDGPGRGGTCDISAWDAFYLAMFWMLNTIGWVTFYWHWKHLGVWEGNVAQFNENSTYLMGWLRDYLWLNSSQLINGYNPFGTNNLSVWAWMFLFGHLVWATGFMFLISWRGYWQELIETLVWAHERTPLANLVRWKDKPVALSIVQARLVGLAHFSVGYVLTYAAFLIASTASKYG; from the coding sequence ATGGCAACTAAATTTCCTAAGTTTAGCCAAGACCTCGCACAGGATCCGACCACACGCCGGATTTGGTATGCCATCGCTACGGCACATGACTTTGAAAGCCATGATGGTATGACCGAGGAAAATCTTTACCAAAAGATTTTTGCCTCCCACTTTGGGCATCTGGCCATTATCTTCCTGTGGGTGTCTGGTAGCCTATTCCACGTTGCGTGGCAAGGCAACTTTGAGCAGTGGATTCAAGATCCCCTGAACACCCGTCCCATCGCCCATGCGATCTGGGATCCCCAATTTGGCAAAGCAGCGGTTGATGCGTTTACCCAAGCGGGTGCGTCCAGCCCTGTGGATATTGCCTACTCCGGTGTGTATCACTGGTGGTACACCATCGGTATGCGCACCAACGGCGACCTCTACCAAGGCGCTATCTTCCTACTGGTGTTGGCCTCCTTGGCACTGTTTGCTGGTTGGCTGCACCTGCAACCCAAGTTCCGTCCTAGCCTCTCTTGGTTCAAAAATGCTGAATCGCGCTTGAACCACCACTTGGCGGGGCTGTTTGGGGTAAGCTCCTTGGCGTGGGCTGGCCACCTGATTCACGTTGCTATTCCCGAATCCCGGGGGCAGCATGTCGGCTGGGATAACTTCCTGAGCACCATGCCTCACCCAGCGGGGTTGGCACCCTTCTTTACCGGTAACTGGGGGGTATATGCCCAGAATCCCGATACCGCGAGCCATGTCTTTGGCACCTCGCAAGGAGCAGGTAGCGCAATTCTGACCTTCTTGGGTGGCTTCCATCCCCAAACCGAGTCTTTGTGGCTCACCGATATGGCGCATCACCATTTGGCGATCGCCGTCCTCTTCATTGTTGCCGGTCACATGTATCGAACCCAGTTCGGTATTGGCCACAGCATCAAAGAAATGATGGATGCCAAAGACTTCTTTGGAACGAAGGTAGAGGGGCCGTTTAACATGCCCCACCAAGGCATCTACGAAACCTACAACAACTCATTGCACTTCCAACTGGGGTGGCACTTGGCTTGTTTAGGGGTTATCACCTCCTTGGTGGCACAGCACATGTATTCTTTGCCGCCCTATGCCTTTATTGCCCAAGATCACACCACCATGGCGGCTCTTTATACCCATCACCAGTACATTGCTGGCTTCTTGATGGTGGGTGCCTTTGCCCATGGTGCCATCTTCCTCGTACGGGATTATGATCCGGTACAAAATAAAGGCAACGTGTTGGATCGGGTGTTGCAGCACAAAGAGGCGATTATTTCCCACCTTAGCTGGGTCTCCCTCTTCTTGGGTTTCCACACCTTAGGCCTGTACGTTCACAATGATGTCGTGGTGGCCTTTGGCACCCCTGAAAAGCAAATTCTTATTGAGCCAGTCTTTGCCCAGTTTATCCAAGCGGCGCACGGTAAATTGCTCTACGGTTTTGACACGCTGCTGTCGAATCCCGATAGTATTGCTGCAACTGCTTGGCCCAACTACGGTAACGTCTGGCTGCCCGGCTGGTTAGATGCCATCAACAGTGGCAACAACTCGCTCTTCTTAACCATTGGCCCCGGTGACTTCTTGGTTCACCACGCCATTGCCTTGGGGCTGCACACCACCACCCTGATTTTGGTGAAAGGTGCGCTGGATGCCCGTGGCTCCAAACTGATGCCCGATAAAAAAGACTTCGGCTATGCCTTCCCCTGCGATGGCCCTGGCCGGGGCGGTACCTGCGATATTTCTGCGTGGGATGCCTTCTATCTGGCGATGTTCTGGATGCTGAACACCATTGGCTGGGTCACCTTCTACTGGCACTGGAAACACCTTGGTGTCTGGGAAGGCAACGTGGCACAGTTCAATGAAAACTCGACCTACCTTATGGGTTGGCTGCGGGATTACCTCTGGTTGAACTCGTCTCAACTCATCAACGGTTACAATCCCTTTGGCACCAATAACCTCTCCGTGTGGGCATGGATGTTCCTGTTTGGTCACCTCGTGTGGGCCACTGGCTTCATGTTCCTGATTAGCTGGCGCGGTTACTGGCAAGAGTTGATTGAAACCTTGGTGTGGGCGCACGAGCGGACACCATTAGCGAACTTAGTGCGTTGGAAAGATAAGCCAGTGGCGCTTTCTATCGTGCAAGCTCGTTTGGTTGGCTTAGCTCACTTTAGCGTCGGGTATGTCTTGACCTACGCCGCCTTCCTGATTGCTTCAACCGCCTCGAAGTACGGTTGA
- the msrA gene encoding peptide-methionine (S)-S-oxide reductase MsrA — MAFFGFKKLTLPSPQTALPGRSEPMPIPKAHLVNGHPLAPPYPAGLELALFGMGCFWGAERKFWQVPGVYVTAVGYAGGYTPNPTYEEVCTGMTGHNEVVRVVYDPQQVSYEALLKVFWENHDPTQGMRQGNDVGTQYRSGIYYYSPEQKALAEASRDRYQAALKEAGYGQITTEILPAPDFYFAEAYHQQYLHRHVNGYCGLGGTNVRYEPSTGASSVC; from the coding sequence ATGGCCTTCTTTGGATTCAAAAAATTAACCCTTCCCAGTCCGCAGACTGCCTTGCCTGGGCGCAGTGAGCCAATGCCTATTCCCAAGGCGCATCTAGTCAACGGTCATCCCTTGGCTCCTCCCTATCCCGCAGGCTTAGAACTAGCGTTGTTTGGCATGGGGTGCTTTTGGGGGGCAGAGCGCAAATTCTGGCAAGTGCCCGGTGTGTATGTTACTGCGGTGGGCTATGCTGGTGGTTATACGCCAAACCCCACCTACGAAGAGGTGTGCACTGGGATGACTGGCCACAATGAAGTGGTGCGTGTTGTCTATGACCCGCAACAGGTTAGCTACGAAGCGTTACTAAAGGTGTTTTGGGAGAACCACGACCCCACCCAAGGCATGCGCCAAGGCAATGATGTGGGTACGCAGTATCGCTCTGGGATTTATTACTATTCCCCGGAGCAAAAGGCTCTTGCTGAAGCCAGCCGAGATCGCTACCAAGCTGCTCTGAAAGAAGCGGGTTATGGCCAGATTACGACGGAAATTTTACCCGCCCCTGACTTCTATTTTGCTGAAGCGTATCATCAACAGTATCTCCACCGTCATGTCAATGGCTATTGTGGCTTAGGAGGTACCAACGTGCGCTATGAGCCCAGCACCGGGGCTAGCTCCGTCTGCTAG
- the nblB gene encoding phycobilisome degradation protein NblB: MDTTTIQQLLASADVGDRLQGLNQLRSLEPEVAFPLVQPLIQDANARIRYAAVSQLATLGHVNPTQTQELLRDRLLHDSETDVRAAAADAMAALQLPFALEDLETAYHSTDDWLLQFSIVAALGALANPAAVTLLKEALNSSQELVMLAAIGSLGELRQPDILDVLRPFVDYPDWQVRHRLAIALGQIGTADAKQILEQMQTDSAQAVVEAVQTSLAQLTS, encoded by the coding sequence GTGGACACAACCACGATTCAGCAACTCTTAGCATCAGCAGATGTGGGCGATCGCCTACAGGGACTGAACCAGTTGCGCTCCCTAGAGCCGGAGGTTGCCTTTCCCTTGGTCCAACCCCTCATCCAAGATGCTAACGCCCGGATTCGCTACGCAGCGGTGAGTCAGTTAGCCACTCTAGGTCACGTCAACCCTACCCAAACTCAAGAGTTGCTGCGCGATCGCCTGCTCCATGACAGTGAAACGGATGTGCGGGCTGCTGCCGCAGACGCTATGGCGGCGCTGCAACTTCCCTTTGCCCTCGAGGACTTAGAAACGGCTTACCACAGTACGGATGACTGGCTGTTACAGTTTAGTATTGTTGCTGCCCTAGGGGCCTTGGCTAATCCAGCCGCGGTTACCTTGCTCAAAGAAGCCTTGAATAGCTCGCAAGAACTGGTGATGTTGGCGGCGATTGGTTCCCTTGGCGAACTTAGGCAACCAGACATCTTGGACGTACTGCGCCCCTTTGTGGATTATCCTGACTGGCAGGTGCGGCATCGGTTGGCGATCGCCCTCGGCCAGATTGGCACCGCCGACGCCAAACAGATACTAGAGCAAATGCAAACCGATAGTGCCCAAGCGGTGGTTGAAGCCGTCCAGACAAGTTTGGCACAGTTGACGTCGTAG
- a CDS encoding FHA domain-containing protein: MTSQSDAATILAPDEEWPVLQITTPASVQEIRLSQPRMRAGRSPHNEIVISYPTISRHHFEISKTDTGYTIQDLGSKLGLLFGDRPVNHKHLEDGDTFFIGANVKLVFRQSPVKILQKTIHFQGKTVLRIGRSEDNDIQIDHPQISRHHAKIERQGTAIVLSDLGSSNGVFCNGKRLTKPQSLRVGDKVRIGPYLLQINIDETITVDNEAGSIRLDAFGLEKVVKGNKKLLHDISLSILPREFVVIAGVSGCGKSTLLKALTGFTPASSGTVLINGNDLYRHFDAYRSEFAYVPQEDIVHKELTVAEALNFAAQLRMPADVTPREREQRVVEVMAILGLSDRRDVPIKNLSGGQLKRVSIGVELLTKPSLFFLDEATSGLDPGTEAEVMCLLRGLANDGCTVVLIDTLH; encoded by the coding sequence ATGACATCTCAGAGCGATGCAGCAACAATTTTAGCCCCCGATGAAGAGTGGCCAGTTTTACAAATTACAACGCCAGCGTCAGTCCAAGAGATTCGCCTAAGTCAACCGCGAATGCGAGCGGGGCGATCGCCCCACAATGAAATTGTCATTTCCTATCCCACCATTTCGCGGCACCATTTTGAAATCAGTAAAACTGATACAGGCTACACCATTCAGGATTTAGGAAGTAAATTAGGGTTGCTTTTTGGCGATCGCCCCGTCAACCATAAACATCTCGAGGATGGCGACACATTTTTTATTGGCGCTAACGTCAAATTAGTGTTTCGCCAATCCCCCGTTAAGATTCTGCAAAAAACGATTCACTTCCAAGGGAAAACGGTTCTGCGCATTGGCCGGAGTGAGGATAACGATATTCAAATCGACCACCCCCAAATTTCGCGGCACCATGCCAAAATTGAGCGCCAAGGCACCGCCATTGTCCTTAGCGATCTGGGGTCATCTAATGGAGTCTTTTGTAACGGTAAGCGGCTCACCAAACCCCAATCCCTACGGGTTGGCGATAAAGTGCGCATTGGTCCCTACCTATTGCAAATCAACATTGACGAAACCATTACCGTTGACAACGAAGCGGGTAGCATTCGCCTCGATGCCTTTGGCCTTGAAAAAGTTGTTAAAGGTAACAAGAAACTGCTGCACGATATTTCCCTATCGATTTTGCCCCGCGAGTTTGTGGTCATTGCTGGGGTCAGTGGTTGTGGTAAGTCCACCCTTCTCAAAGCCCTGACAGGCTTTACCCCCGCCTCCAGTGGTACGGTTCTCATTAACGGCAACGACCTTTACCGCCATTTTGATGCCTACCGGTCTGAGTTTGCCTACGTCCCCCAAGAAGATATTGTCCACAAAGAATTAACCGTGGCAGAAGCCTTGAACTTTGCCGCTCAGTTGCGGATGCCTGCCGATGTAACTCCCCGTGAGCGTGAGCAGCGGGTTGTAGAGGTCATGGCCATTTTGGGCTTGAGCGATCGCCGCGATGTCCCTATCAAAAACTTGAGTGGCGGTCAGCTAAAGCGGGTCTCTATTGGTGTGGAATTGCTGACCAAACCCAGCTTATTCTTTCTAGATGAGGCCACCTCCGGTTTGGATCCGGGCACCGAAGCAGAGGTCATGTGCTTACTGCGGGGTCTAGCCAATGATGGCTGCACCGTTGTTCTCATTGACACCCTGCACTAA
- a CDS encoding RidA family protein, with product MTKVIIYTPDAPAPVGPYSQAVQVGEWVFLAGQIALDPQTGEVVGGEDVVAQTRQVMQNLSAVLRAAGSDWSQVVKTTVYLADLNDFAAMNSVYGEYVDPDTAPARACVEVSRLPKGVKVEIDCVAMVPKMSSRQ from the coding sequence ATGACGAAAGTAATTATTTATACACCGGATGCCCCAGCCCCCGTTGGGCCTTACAGTCAAGCGGTACAGGTGGGGGAGTGGGTCTTTTTGGCGGGGCAAATTGCCCTTGATCCGCAGACGGGGGAGGTGGTTGGTGGCGAAGATGTTGTTGCCCAAACCCGTCAGGTGATGCAGAACCTGAGTGCGGTGCTCAGGGCAGCGGGGAGTGACTGGTCGCAGGTGGTGAAAACAACAGTATATTTAGCGGACTTAAATGATTTTGCTGCCATGAATAGCGTCTATGGTGAATATGTTGACCCCGACACAGCTCCCGCACGGGCGTGTGTTGAGGTTTCACGTCTGCCCAAGGGGGTGAAGGTGGAAATTGACTGTGTGGCAATGGTTCCTAAAATGTCCTCACGGCAATGA
- a CDS encoding Uma2 family endonuclease: MIANPQASGLTPDEYLAWEREQPIKHEYMDGEVYAMTGGTLTHNDITLNLYSQLRPHLRKRGCRINVADVKVQVSQRGPYFYPDVVVSCDERDRRATEAIQYPKLIVEVLSPSTAGFDRGDKFRFYRRISTLQEYVLIDAEKVGIDCYRKTSGGKWELTAYPDDVADEENPILELVSLDFQCPLALVYEEVELPEPSHRWHE, encoded by the coding sequence ATGATTGCCAACCCTCAAGCTAGCGGTTTAACACCTGATGAATATCTGGCATGGGAAAGGGAGCAACCCATCAAACACGAATACATGGATGGGGAAGTCTATGCGATGACGGGTGGGACATTGACCCACAATGACATTACCCTGAATCTTTATAGCCAATTACGACCACACCTACGGAAACGGGGCTGTCGCATTAATGTAGCAGATGTGAAGGTACAGGTTAGCCAAAGAGGACCATATTTTTATCCCGATGTGGTGGTGAGTTGTGATGAGCGCGATCGCCGAGCCACAGAAGCTATCCAATATCCTAAGCTCATTGTTGAAGTTCTCTCGCCCAGCACGGCTGGTTTTGACCGGGGGGATAAGTTTAGGTTTTACCGCCGCATCTCTACTCTACAGGAATATGTGTTGATTGATGCCGAGAAAGTGGGGATAGACTGCTATCGCAAAACCAGTGGGGGCAAGTGGGAACTGACGGCCTATCCAGATGATGTAGCGGATGAGGAAAACCCCATTTTAGAACTGGTGAGTTTGGATTTTCAGTGTCCCTTGGCGTTGGTCTATGAAGAGGTGGAATTACCTGAGCCGTCTCACAGATGGCATGAGTAA
- the cbiD gene encoding cobalt-precorrin-5B (C(1))-methyltransferase CbiD: MATAVGYTLPVFAAAAAVAALRCLTEGTCPSAVTLALLNPNRCETFTIAQGACLDPQQALAITYSEPSDPLDITRQTPVWAWVTWADATTQPRIHLEGGVGIGRHQATGEAAIYRYAKLLLTTNLEFYCPSDRAIRVRIILPEGAQLAQRTSNAAFGIVEGLSLLGTGAIAQPLTAPEQLEQYLAELATKAAQSSTLVFCIGENGLQVAQTLHIPRQLCVKTANWLGPMLVAAAEHNIQQLLLLGYHGKLIKLAAGIFHTHHHLADARQEVFTAFCALAGITDSLLQQIWRSPTIEAACQLLAAKAPDQLAPILSQIANRIEERTLAYLRTHCSTSVARSLQVGAVLFRRDRQIVATSQTAQTLLASLRQVK; the protein is encoded by the coding sequence TTGGCAACCGCTGTGGGCTATACCTTACCTGTGTTTGCAGCAGCGGCCGCTGTTGCTGCTCTGCGGTGTTTAACCGAGGGTACTTGCCCGTCAGCAGTCACCTTAGCCTTGCTGAACCCCAATCGCTGCGAAACGTTTACCATTGCCCAAGGAGCTTGCCTAGACCCTCAACAGGCTCTTGCCATTACCTACAGCGAACCCAGTGATCCCCTAGATATTACGCGGCAGACTCCTGTTTGGGCATGGGTGACTTGGGCAGATGCCACGACTCAGCCACGGATTCACCTTGAGGGGGGGGTCGGCATTGGCCGCCACCAAGCCACAGGAGAAGCAGCAATCTACCGTTACGCCAAGTTGCTGTTAACCACAAATCTAGAATTCTACTGCCCCAGCGATCGCGCCATTCGGGTCAGAATTATTTTGCCGGAGGGGGCGCAATTGGCACAGCGAACCTCCAATGCAGCCTTTGGGATTGTTGAGGGCTTATCGCTGCTGGGTACCGGGGCGATCGCCCAGCCCTTGACAGCCCCAGAGCAACTTGAGCAGTACCTCGCCGAACTGGCGACAAAAGCAGCCCAATCCTCAACCCTTGTATTTTGCATTGGCGAAAATGGCCTGCAGGTGGCGCAAACCCTTCACATTCCCCGGCAATTGTGCGTCAAGACTGCCAATTGGTTGGGCCCGATGTTAGTGGCGGCGGCAGAGCACAATATTCAGCAGTTGTTGCTCTTAGGCTACCATGGCAAACTGATCAAGTTAGCGGCGGGTATTTTTCACACCCATCATCACTTAGCGGATGCTCGCCAAGAAGTCTTCACAGCATTTTGTGCCCTTGCGGGCATTACAGACAGCTTACTCCAGCAAATTTGGCGATCGCCAACCATAGAAGCGGCGTGCCAATTACTTGCAGCCAAAGCTCCAGACCAGTTAGCACCCATTTTAAGCCAGATTGCTAACCGCATTGAGGAGCGCACCCTTGCCTACCTGCGTACCCACTGCTCTACCTCGGTAGCGCGATCATTGCAGGTGGGAGCAGTTCTATTTCGGCGCGATCGCCAAATCGTGGCAACCAGCCAAACCGCTCAAACCCTCTTAGCATCCCTAAGGCAAGTGAAGTGA
- the psaA gene encoding photosystem I core protein PsaA, whose translation MTISPPEREPKVRVVVDNDPVPTSFEKWAKPGHFDRTLARGPQTTTWIWNLHALAHDFDTHTSDLEDISRKIFSAHFGHLAVVFIWLSGMYFHGAKFSNYEAWLADPTGIKPSAQVVWPIVGQGILNGDVGGGFHGIQITSGLFQLWRASGITNEFQLYCTAIGGLVMAGLMLFAGWFHYHKRAPKLEWFQNVESMLNHHLAGLLGLGSLGWAGHQIHVSLPINQLLDAGVAAKDIPLPHEFILNPSLMAELYPNINWGVFSGVIPFFTFNWAAYSDFLTFKGGLNPVTGGLWLSDTAHHHVAIAVLFIIAGHMYRTNWGIGHSLKEILEAHKGPFTGTGHKGLYEVLTTSWHAQLAINLAMMGSLSIIVAQHMYAMPPYPYLATDYPTQLSLFTHHMWIGGFLIVGGAAHGAIFFVRDYDPAVNQNNVLDRVLRHRDAIISHLNWVCIFLGFHSFGLYVHNDTMRAFGRPQDMFSDTGIQLQPVFAQWVQHLHTLAPGGTAPNAAATASVAFGGDVVAVGGKVAMMPIALGTADFLVHHIHAFTIHVTVLILLKGVLFARSSRLIPDKANLGFRFPCDGPGRGGTCQVSGWDHVFLGLFWMYNCISVVIFHFSWKMQSDVWGTVAPDGTVSHITGGNFAQSAITINGWLRDFLWAQASQVIGSYGSALSAYGLLFLGAHFVWAFSLMFLFSGRGYWQELIESIVWAHNKLKVAPAIQPRALSIIQGRAVGVAHYLLGGIATTWAFFLARIISVG comes from the coding sequence ATGACCATCAGTCCACCGGAGCGAGAGCCAAAAGTCAGAGTCGTGGTTGACAATGACCCGGTACCTACGTCCTTTGAGAAATGGGCAAAACCTGGGCATTTTGATCGCACTTTGGCCAGAGGTCCCCAAACCACCACATGGATTTGGAACCTTCACGCTCTTGCCCACGATTTCGATACACACACTAGCGACCTCGAAGATATTTCCCGCAAAATCTTCAGTGCACACTTCGGCCATCTGGCAGTGGTGTTCATCTGGCTGAGTGGGATGTACTTCCACGGTGCAAAATTCTCTAACTATGAGGCTTGGCTGGCCGATCCTACCGGCATCAAGCCCAGTGCTCAAGTTGTCTGGCCCATTGTCGGTCAAGGCATCCTCAACGGTGATGTCGGCGGTGGTTTCCACGGCATCCAAATCACCTCGGGGCTATTCCAACTCTGGCGAGCCTCTGGGATCACCAATGAGTTCCAGCTTTACTGCACCGCGATCGGTGGCTTGGTCATGGCTGGCTTAATGCTCTTTGCAGGCTGGTTCCACTATCACAAGCGCGCTCCCAAGCTGGAATGGTTCCAAAACGTGGAGTCCATGCTCAACCATCACTTGGCTGGTTTACTCGGCCTCGGTTCCTTGGGATGGGCGGGTCACCAAATTCACGTTTCGCTCCCCATCAATCAGCTCTTGGATGCGGGTGTGGCGGCGAAGGATATTCCGCTGCCCCATGAGTTCATTCTCAACCCCAGCTTGATGGCAGAGCTTTACCCCAACATCAATTGGGGGGTGTTCAGCGGTGTGATTCCGTTCTTCACGTTTAACTGGGCCGCTTACTCAGATTTCTTGACCTTCAAAGGTGGTTTAAACCCCGTTACCGGTGGCCTTTGGCTGTCGGATACGGCACACCACCACGTGGCGATCGCCGTCCTCTTTATCATTGCCGGTCACATGTACCGCACCAACTGGGGAATTGGCCATAGCCTCAAAGAAATTCTTGAAGCTCACAAAGGCCCCTTCACTGGGACTGGGCACAAAGGTCTCTACGAAGTGCTGACCACGTCTTGGCATGCCCAACTGGCGATCAACTTGGCCATGATGGGGTCGCTTAGCATCATCGTGGCGCAGCACATGTACGCGATGCCGCCCTATCCCTACCTTGCCACCGACTATCCAACCCAGCTATCGCTATTCACCCACCATATGTGGATTGGCGGCTTCCTGATTGTTGGCGGTGCCGCTCATGGGGCAATTTTCTTTGTGCGGGACTACGACCCAGCCGTCAACCAAAACAACGTGTTGGATCGCGTTCTGCGGCATCGGGATGCCATTATTTCTCACCTGAACTGGGTCTGTATTTTCTTGGGCTTCCACAGCTTCGGACTGTACGTCCACAACGACACCATGCGAGCCTTTGGTCGTCCCCAAGATATGTTCTCTGACACTGGCATTCAATTGCAGCCGGTCTTTGCCCAGTGGGTGCAGCACCTGCATACCCTTGCGCCGGGCGGTACTGCTCCCAACGCCGCAGCCACTGCTAGCGTGGCGTTTGGGGGTGATGTTGTGGCAGTGGGTGGCAAAGTCGCCATGATGCCGATCGCCCTTGGCACCGCTGACTTCTTGGTGCACCACATCCATGCCTTCACCATTCACGTGACGGTATTGATTCTGCTCAAGGGTGTGCTGTTTGCCCGTAGCTCTCGCTTAATTCCCGATAAAGCCAATTTGGGCTTCCGGTTCCCCTGCGACGGCCCCGGTCGGGGTGGCACGTGCCAAGTCTCCGGTTGGGATCACGTCTTTCTTGGCTTGTTCTGGATGTACAACTGCATTTCCGTGGTTATTTTCCACTTTAGTTGGAAGATGCAATCGGATGTGTGGGGGACGGTTGCCCCCGATGGCACCGTGTCTCATATTACGGGCGGTAACTTTGCCCAAAGTGCCATCACCATTAACGGCTGGCTACGGGACTTTCTGTGGGCACAAGCCTCCCAGGTGATTGGCTCCTATGGTTCAGCCCTATCCGCTTACGGCTTGCTCTTCTTGGGTGCTCACTTTGTTTGGGCCTTCAGTCTGATGTTCCTGTTCAGTGGCCGTGGCTACTGGCAAGAGCTGATTGAGTCCATTGTTTGGGCACACAACAAGCTAAAAGTTGCGCCAGCAATTCAACCCCGTGCCCTGAGTATTATTCAAGGTCGGGCGGTCGGTGTGGCGCATTACCTCCTAGGGGGGATTGCCACCACATGGGCATTCTTCCTAGCTCGAATTATTTCTGTAGGATAG